gacgggaagagaccgggagagacgggagagaccgggagagaccggaagagaccgggagagaccgggagagaccgggagagaccgggagagacggggagagacgggtagagatggagagagaccgggagagacgggaagagaccgggagagaccgggaaagacgggaagagacgaggagagaccggtagagacggggagagaccgggagagacggaaagaaacggggagagaccgggagagaccgggagagacgagtaaagacgggaagagacggggagagaccaggagagacggggcaAGACCGGGAGtgacagggagagacggggagagacgggtagagaccgggagagaccgggagaggcgaagaatgtttctattgtgtttaaattaaagtaataagaaaaatggctgttattttattgaaaaaaaaggaacttatttaaaacagtcttttgaatggatttctaaatttatggcagcttttagaaaaaaaagttagaagtacgtgaataaatgaatattagatttattaaagatggataaatgtttattcaaaaataaaataaaaagagcaacagtaaagcaaggctcttgaaagttaaacaacgaaagcaaagaaaatttgaaaaaaacgtagcgtaagaatagagagccacagcaacgcgtggcagggcatagctagttagaaataaaataaggtGTAAGTAAGAAGACagaataataatctttaaattaaaattaatagtcattgaaaagtaatacaaaaatttcttctttaatatttattaatgttattaattagaaattactcgaaaattttatttgcatgcttttttataagaatttttgcaacaaatgtgtaaaattatcgGAAACTTTAGTACTTACTTGATCAATGATTTTGACTGTTTTGTTTTTTCGTTGCTCTCGTTAACTTGTTGCCAAATACCAGTTTTGTTCACCTCCTCGCTGATATTGATACTCGCCAGAGGAATTTTCATGATGTTCCCGTTAGCCAAAGAGATCTGAATGTTTCCCGGGGGTCCGTAGCCCATCGTTTCGTTATGATCCTGCAGGACGAATGAAACAATAGTTTGAATCTCAACCTTGATGCGCGATGAATTTCTATCAGGCCATGCATAAATTCAAGCGAACTTTGCGTTGCCTTCAAACTGCTGGGAAGCAGGCGTGATACGTTGCTTGCCAGCATATATTTCACATGAGCTGGTCAATTATACATagcgtaataaattataagtgtATGTGAGGAAGTAATAACGATCGGTCAGGGACATCACGTAACACtatgaataaatttacaagGGTGTGACTTGGTATATAGATTTGTAGATAATTCTAATAGGAGAATacacaatagaaaaattagTGCGACGAGTCCATgatgagaatataaaattatatcggCAATTtcgtgttatttttttcttcttttgagGGAAGGGgggaataattttaataagtgaCGAATTCGTTTATCTTAAGAATTATGATCAAgatcgatattattttatactgtgTGGTATGTTAATTGATAACGATCGacattaattgtttatatcctAAGAGGAAGTATTATTcacagtaatattaaatattatttgagaataaatacaaatgtgcaaagacatattttaatatcttaacatttgtcaatatttttaataatttaatgattaaacacaCAGTTACGTTTTGATCTTCAACTGTAAGTGGCTGCATATCCTTGTTATCgtatataatttgcaaaaaattaacatgCTGTTATTGCATTTAGCTCAGTGGCGCATGATTATTATCGAAACGCATCTATCGTATTGTGCATCGTCGCGTTTGCGTTCGTCGAAAAGTCTCTTCGATTACAAACGGATGTAGGATGTTCGCTGAATCATTTGTTTGCGAAAAGAATATGACTGCCGGTTTATGCGGCGAAACTACGGACGTGCACTTATGGTGACGTACCAATAACAGGCGGAGGATTCGACAACTGGCATTTTTTTCGTTTGTGATTTCCGTATCGATATCTCCGTGTTTGTCCGGCTCGTGTGTGATTTCTTTCAGTTGCTCTCTCATTTTCTCTTGCTGAATCATCATTCTCCTCCGTGAGTCATGCTGTGCTTCCGCTCAGTTATTCTgtctttaattgcattaacaACGAACGCATGCTGTCAGGTATTACACGGTGCGACGCCTCATTTAATAGTTTACTCGCGTCAAAATAAGTATTACATTCTTTTAACTGATGTTATTCTACTgtattgtatgaaaaattacatataataatggtTACAccgttttatatgtaatatatccATTTTTTCCGCTTATTTTGATCttcgtaaaattataataaaaaagtatcattgttattaatttttgacatatatttataaaacaaattccgaaaaaaattaaacaagaatcttttctcgataataaatattagtgtaataaatgttatttattatttttgcaatttagttattaaaagtAGGGTTcctatacataaatttagttaaattataaaataaaatgtgcaacccaaatacaaaatattaaagagcAAAACAAAAACGcagcaacaaaaaattaatttcacagtacacataaataaatttatcgttaatttatcgttaattatGATGAAACATGTGTCACAATTAAGCTATTTGttattcatattaatatacttCGCATTCTCTCCTTCCATCTTCTTGTATGATGTCATGTgtgtttttcaattaataataatttttgaataatattatatatcagacattttgatattttgtattgTGAGTATTGTGAGAGATAAACagaatctctctttctcaggCAGACGAACATTTACATTATATGAATCCGTTAATTGTGTTAGGAGATGTTGAATTATAAAGAGGTTTCGTGTGTTTCGaaacaataatgtatttttacatgatttaaaataaatgaactGTGTACGATGGCGCATTAAATCGATACAAGTGTCTCGAATGATTCACAGAGAGGGATATTAGCGACACGGCGATACATTAAATGCAACAGATATTCGTTCACCTCGCCACGTCGCGAATATCGATCGCGGTGTGTCGATCGCTACTCGATGAATATCTTCGTTGATATTATTTGGATAATAGGCAACCTGCTTTccgtttaataatttaatagtcgATTAACTCtgactatatttaaaaaaattcgcaATACAGCGAACGTCTCTACTCTCCCATGGTGAACTGATTTTGTTTCAAACAGCCTTTTGCTGTAATATTggaatgtattaaattatatagaagaagtactctttaatttattcgaatgtacaaacaaaaatgtacaatattgCTTACCttgcaacaataattttcCTTAATTACTGTTAATAGCGCGACTATGCTTGTAACTATTATACTCGTAAGAGTATTAttcgattttaattatattacgacGTAATAATGAAATAGAAGACTGCATTTCTCTATCACTATCTTAAATTCGCCTAAGGTCGTATAaccaacatatatatatatatatatatatatatatatatatatatatataaacaaagataattatatataatcccACTAAAGACATCATACATCAATAAAGACACCGATAAAAATTCATCGCGCGCGGTTCACCATTGAAGAATAATCGGCAATAATCTGGAGCAAAGTgctccaaaataaaatttcaagtagCCGTCGACGTGTTCGAAGCGCTCGCAAAAAACGATCAACACTCAACACATTACTTTAATCTCGCTACAACAACGATGCTATCGATAAAAACGTTTAAGATTGCGGTATCCAAAAAAGTGTCTACCGTGTTCAAAAATTCAACAACAATGTATTACATTTACTTTAATACTGGTCGGTCGGTACACCACCTGGACTTGAGGATAAAGATGGTTTGGCACATATTTCGCGTGGAAGACGAGAGAATGGCCTTTGATGTCGAAACCTTTTCCGGTTCGttgaagaatatataaaaatttgtcgcATAAATGCTCAAAAATAACAATGTCATATATTTTCGTAAAATGGCAAATTTcacatttcaaaaaatttctacagaCTGAAGACGCAGTCCTACGTTCATTTTcggaatgtttttttttttgcatagcACCATTCTCGTCATCCTTATGTTTTCAAGCGGTCATttgcgaaaataaaaaaaaatcttgaccACAAAAAAAGGAGCAAAGTGTTGTTTCGACGAAAGAGTAAAAAGTGTGCGTTTTGCATAGAAATCATTGGTCCGTTCGtacttttcctttttaaattattaaaggcCGAATTTGGCACTCTTAAATTATCcgacatatgtataattatgcgctttaaattaaattatattctagCCTCATGTTCGGAGATCCTATATCTTTACTTTGTTCCGCGCAGCGACGAAAAACTAATTCGTTTCAGGTGACATTCGTCCGATCACTCGTCGTAGTATACATCGTTTCTTCTACAAAGGGCGGGTTCCCCAAAGTCGGAGAGAGTTATGGTGACCACGGGGCGAGCTGGGTTCGCCACGCGATCACCGTCTGTATGCTATTTGCGACAGGTGATGGCGTTTAATATTCGTGTCGCGGTGCTAACCTCGCCGTTCTCCAGCTTACGAAGATCGTCGGCGTGTTTCTTGCTTGGTTCCGGCATTATGTCGTCGAGGATTTTCAGTTCGCGTTGCGTAAACATCAAATCCAGGGATTTGCGTATGCCGATCATTACCACGAGCTGCAAAGTTTTACACAAGTTGAATTACCCTTGAAAAGATgtcactttgttttttttttttttttttatttcaaaatataccAATCCAGAGATTAATTAACTTTCGGCTTTATGGCTGCTACAATAAGaatctaatattaaaatacatcgGCATATATAAGATGATTTTATCGAAAAAacttattgattttcttagcaaaattataagagctttaacaataaatatcaacttaagtaaattaatttattgaatatgttaactgttttttttttcttatagaaGTTTTCTTGCAAGTATCCAAAACAAAACGATAATGTACTTCTGTTTGaatgtaatcgtaatttttctattgtcaaatttaaattaatagttcAGGAGAATTACGAATACCGTTAAGTAATCATCGACGGATTCTTAGATTAATTACTCACCATTAAAGGAAACAGAATAGAGGTGTGACTGAAAGATTTTATGAGCCACAGGCAGGCGAGGCAAGTAAGCTGAATTGCAGTGAACATGTGTACTCGTTTCAACGGGACCTAAAAATACATACTTGCTTCAAGTATTGGATTTACGTGGCTTCAAAATagtaagaattaaataaaatttgaaaaaaaaaaacgttctagaatattttattagtaataataattcctgcacgaaacaaaaaacaaattttgaataatttggaCTTATTTTCAGATTATCGAAGCGTTCGAAACCATTTGCTTACCTGGCGAAGAAACATGTAGTCCGGCTGATATTTAACGGGCATCAACATTATCAGAATCCTATCGAAGAATTGAAGACCTTTCAACGACGCGGCGCCCATGTACAGGAAGACACCGAACAGCACCGGCATCGGTATGTTCCTCAGCATCGGTGTTAAGAGTACCGAGCATCCGATCATCAGAAAGATAAGTATATGAGTAACCCTCTGCTCGCGGACACCTAAAAATTGCGGCTTCTCGCCTGGCGCGGCACACTCGGATTCCAACTTCAACGAGTTCACGTGATTTATGGAGAGTACTGTCGCTGCGACGAACCATGGAAGTCCCATTACCGAGCATATCTCGATCAGGATCGCCAGGATGAAAAGATCCAGATGGTACCCACATCCTTTCTGGAAAAGCATCACACCAAGATCATACAGATACAGTACTATCGTTGATGCGTTATTGCGAACTGTTGAACTCTCTTTCGCATCTATTTTATGTAACGTTTGTAGATGACGATGAATAGAAACATAATCGTTGAAGCAACATAATCGCTCACCTTTAACTTGTTCTCTTTTCTATTAACAATAACGGCCGTGATTTGCTGATCCATAAAGATCAATATAGTGCCCAATAAAGCGGGAAGACATGCCCCGATGGCACTCCACCACGGATTTCTCTCAAAAGGCCAGATTAGCCATCCTCGTCCCTCTAATGTTGGCTTGAACTCCGTTGGCACTTCCAATTTCGGCGTTGGAATGCCCACAAAATGATCCAATGTGCTCATAGAGAATATCGCGATTATTACTGCAAAGTCGCTTACCACTTGTCTCACCTGAAGTAACATAGGAAtgttatgaaagaaaattgcGCGATAGATGTAACGATAAGCTTTAATAAACTATTGAAttcctaataataaaaataaacgtgtatttatatttttatctaatataattttacaactaGCAATGTTATAACTTTTTGTATCTATATTatcttgaaagaaaaattgatctTGCATTCTCCTTTAATTAAAGCATATGTTACCTTTGAGGGAAAGAATAAAGCGTTTTTGAAATCCTTGAGCTCTACCGATAACAAAAACGTGCCCATGAATAGGATAATTGACATAAGGAACACGTCGGGTACATAATGCGGTACGCTGCAGCCATCACCCACCATAGTGCCATTGTAATTCTGAAAGAAGCAATAACGAACACGGCATCAAAGAGGAAGCGAATTGGATTGCCTCGTGTTTTCTTGCAAATTCAGAAACACCTAGTAATCTAGTTATGTTCGAACCTGTAATTTCTCAAGAGCATATAAAAAGAAGCAAAGAGCATATGTAATTGATTGTTGCGATTCAGCGTAACGAGACGTTTGTGTGTTCGGTGTTTCTTatcaataaaagtataaacCGAGCTGACATTCAAATAGAGtgcaatttttgttataacacGAGGCTACACGAATAgctcaaataaaagttgattCAATAATCTTGTAATACAATCAtacagtatttttaattaaaaaaaattgagaaaaaaccagattatttttttgaaaaatatggaaaaacaACTATAATAATGTGAAGTAgtgttcttaattttttagaaaaataaaattgaacaaaaaaccatatttttttaatttttttcgcgaAATAGAACAAAAGCGGACTTTTTTGAGAAATTTCTTAAACCTTTCAAATATGAAGAAATGTTGTGAAATAATTGACATAGGaaacaataaagataatattattttaaaagaaaaatctggaaaaatgtagcaaaaaaataaaaaaagatcttttttCCCAAATTTCCGTAAACTTTTTTGTGCTAGGAATATTATATAGTCATATcaatgtacttaaaatttagaCATCGAGAGAACAATCTATTGCGTTTGGTTAACACTAAGCAAATTGTTGTAGGCTTAACCTCTCGTTTAACATTATTTCGGATGTCATTACCTCGCAAGCTGTTTTATCCAATGTCGTCCAATTCATGTTGTCATAACTGGATGGCAAACTAATGTTTGGTGGTTTGCACCAGCAATCGTAATCCAGTGTTTGACTGGAATAGGTATTTAGAGGATATTTCTTGCCGATCGACAACACATTTTCGATAgcctaaaattaatatataaaaatatattaattataatattttatttataaaaatctgtgCACTTAGCTCTCGAGTTAAGCGGTAttataaaactgatatttcactcgaataatcaaataaatagcatttctgtctttatgataatataataaaaatatttaaaggataattttattattttatcacaaaGACAAAAATGCTATAAAACGCCTCCTTTAAAATGCCTTAATACGATTTCAAAAATCCATAGAATATCGTCAACGTTATATCCAATTTGGACAGCAGTATGATTTTTCTCACCttatagataaaaatgaaGGCGATAAGGGTAGCAAAATTTTCTTCCGTAAATCGAGTGATGTAACAAACGCAAGCACTTGCATCAAGAGCCACGAGAATCATTAGAATTACGGAAATCCATGTACCGATCCAAAAACGGAAAGACATATAACTCCAGTCAACCTTCCTGCAAGAAGAATAGTGATCTGATCAAATTAtctcgaagaaaaaaaagttgataaataatatttgatatataattacacataattacacataatattataatttttatatatatttataatattatccactctatattttcataaaataataatataaaagatattaattattataatattaatagatataaaaaatattggtataaaatctaataaaaatccAGATAGATTTGTGCAGATAGATAAAGACTAACTTGCAGAATTCGTAGACGATCGTCTCGAAAACCAGAACCGGACCGGTGGAACCGAGTATAGTCAAAGGCTGACCAGAGAAAAAGCCATATCCTATGCCACAGACGAAACCGGAGACTAACGATTCCATGGCGGCCATGTTCTTTCCGGTGGCCTCGCTGAGGAGACCACCGAAAGTAATGATGGGCGACAAGCAGgcgaaatataagaaaatgaaaGACGCGACGCACTGAAGTGCAAGGGCGTCCTTGAAgtcagataaataaaatggagCTTTTCTCTTAAAGTCGTTGATCAGACCGCCGAACAGTCTACCGGTTCTCGAAAGGCCGGATTCCTCCCTTAGCTTTTGTTCATCAGCTTCCTCGTCAAACTCTTCCTTAGGCTTTTCCTCCTTGGGTCTCTTTCTAACTTCCTGTAAACATTAAACCAAGCTACGAATGAAGTGAGAGCgaatacttttcaaatttgtatattgcAACATTAAActcgatataattttaatgaattaaaagtttgatattataaatatatagaagaaGATTGCTATTACTGACATAAGCTTTCTATAAaaactttcttatttttcggaaactaaatatttgactgtaataatactgataaaaCATAATCATAATCGCGCTACGTGTTGCGTCTTGCTGAGCAGCATAAAGTACTTGTATATAATCggtaaaaaattagtaaaaaatttttatattaaagtaaagcTTCTATAAATCCCCATATACATTAACTtggtattttatacaaataaatgttaaaagaaaagaaaaatataacctACTGTGCCAGTTTTGGAAATCCAATTTCTCAGAcgctcattttttataatgcaaaaatattaattattataaaatatgaaacagtattgtagcttttgtttaagaaatactatCTAGAAATAAAGTGCCGATATTAAAGACTTTTCTCTCACAGAATTGTGTTTGTTACGTGTTTCTTTTATcatcgataaaattattttcgagcGTTTATGTAACATTAAGTATCCaaactcataaaaattatatcgctTTGTATTTCTAGAATTACTCTTACCTGTGACGGGATAGCCGCTGGCGGTTCTATTCTGATGGCCGGGTCCCATTCACCGGGTGGTAGTACCGTCACGGCGTCTAGGAACTCATCAATACCAGATAAGAGgtgatttctattttttgcCTTGTAAGCCACGTCGTGGAAGACTTCGTCAGACATCAAGGTCGCCATAGCTCGGCCTATCTCGTGGAAACCCGAAATTCCACCCTAAAGATAATGCAAGGCGGCATATTATAAGTTATGATGTCTGacgtatagaaatttaatcaatataaacCTCAAACAAGtgtattacttaatataattttaataacactttttccttcatatacattttttcacaTGTCTTATATTGTacctttttaaacaatttattttaaatattttgaaattataataccATCATAAAACGGCGTAACTTAAGATTAATCATTATTGCATAACTTATTACAAACAATTACTTAATAGAAACTAACGTAACATGAAGTGATAAGCAAAAACTTTGTAAGAACTTGTGAGATTATCAGTCACGtgtaatgtacaaaaataaactagTATCCCTGTTtatcgataaataatttttaccataataAGATTATGTACAGTCTAAGAACTAATGACGTAAGCAAACCATTCTTATCCAAAGAAAAAAGtgtcattaaaattcaatataatgttgtgattttatgattaattatcAGAATAGCTTTTTAAGGTATACCatctttaagcaaaaaaaatataaataactcatataattataagttattattaagAGAATATTACcttcacatatatatatgcttcatgaaaaagttgaaagatataataatagcttttgaataatttaaatgtttaagtgttagttaagaattaaatttttattaattctttgcCTACCATGcattcttaaaacatttttcaagtctatatatattttaatatgtaagttACAgcaaatttagtaataaaaatttgacataatttcttatatttatttttagaataataaaagtattcaaatttagaaacaaacataacttataacaataaaaaacacaATGTACAAAGACGACATGTCAAGATGCAATTAGctcataattatgtatttaaattgcattcacgtgaagaagaaaaaattattttatattttagttccgagagagagagagagagagagagagagagagagagagagagagagagagaagagagagagagagagagatagaagagagagagagagagagagagagagaagagagagagagagagagagagagagagagagaggagagagagagagagagaggagagagagagagagagagagtctaTCTCTACTcgatctcttctctctctctcctagaGAGAGatctagagagagagagagaaaatattcaGCAAACGCAATCAGCATGCATGACTGCTTATTAACCATTTAATTGTCCTGCTATGAGAGAGGCGGTCTTCTCGAGtattaattgacaaaaataacaatttacattTAGATAGATATGCATACACATAAATGCAAAGTAAAAACCTTGCATTTAAGTGGTAATTTGGACTAGTTATATCCTTTTCTTAGATCTTTCATTCATTTGAGATTGAGTGTGGAAGATGATTGTCCGTGATAAATCGCTGATATAACTGTATAGCTAGTAAAGATATTGATTCGTCAGataattgacgatttaacAGGACTTTgagaaatttctttataataacatCATACTTGTATGaatgtattacaattttatttgataacatTAAAGTCAGGGATTCTATTTGCATTACGCAATTTATTTATGCGATATGTTAGTGTTCTAATATTTCAAACGGTATAAAGTTTTGGACCCGCGTGTGTCGTTCTTTTTCTGAACTTCTTTTGAACTTCTTCTGAACATAGGAGTCTCCGTAGTCCGATACTTTCAAATGCATAGCATtcgaaatgaataaattattagactTTCGAAAAAGACAAgatataatagtaattttattttctttgctCTCTCTatagaaagtaatttttcttacGATTGTCAACTTATTACAACTCAATTTATTCGTTTTAATTCGAAAcgattataacttttttttaatactttttatttttatatttaatcagaTCTTTACAATCTTTAGTCACGGTAGCATTCTTACCATGGGTCCCAGGAGGACGAAGATGAATCTTGTCGGAACAGGAACTTCTGTCAGGTCCCCCATTATTCCGGCTTGGCTTAACCGGATGAATGCGGACAAAGTCTTGTCGAGAAAATCGACCTCACCTACGAGTATGTTGCTTGCCTCGGCGCCGGGTGGTATCTTTCTCATAAAGTGCGTATTACCCTAATGAGAAAATGGAAGTTGAagtttcttgaattaaattatttgcgaTACAGAAGGTCAATCGTGGCGTTAAAGGAGAaaagtttgaataaaacttccttataaaaaacattaaaaatttagtgatTCTCGCTTGtctgatatttaaaaaatcggaaaGTAATCAactgaaatattatacaattgcATTAAGTTTAAACAAAAGCTAAATCGTACTTTATGCGTATgtaaacatatgtatatttattcatcTTAATTGCATTCAATACAGTATCTGGCAATAATTCAAAGATATCCGATAAATATAATCTGTGCTGAGTCTTCACCGTTATTGCCAGCGTAGtcagataattaaaatagaaggATCAAATCTCTCAAGAATCTCAAATGGTCTATTTACGAACCCTGTGATTAGCATCTCCGTTTTCCAAAGCTGACGAACTGTGAATTCTGCTGATAGACACGTTGCTGGGGCTCCGATCCATTCCGTTACTACCTGGTTCCTGGCCTGAAAGAGATCTGGCTTACTGCCTACTGCATTTTTACGCGCGACCTATGTAACGAGTCCTGTCAGCAGCATGCAATGAAGAAAATGATGGCCTCCACCCACCCGTGCGTCATTAATCCTCCGAAGTGCGCGCACGAGGCAAATTGCAATTTCGTGAAGCTCGCATTTCACGCCCTATGTCATTCGCACGAACGTGCTTCTGCAACACTTCTAGAACACGTTCCGCTTTACAGTAGTGTCAAAAAATCGAGAAGACCAAACACTCTTATCTCGCAGCAAAATCATACATCATACCGTCGTGGAAACTCATGAATTTTTCCGGTCAATTCAAGTAAGTGGTGTGGTTGTAAAATAACATGATGttgacaaagaaaattttcaaaaagttgTTGATTTACACTTACAACcgcaaaatttgtttataactcaacatgaattttttatttcaacataaTTAACGTAAGctttaaaaatagtatatttggGGAGAAAAAAGAGCAAGAgttttgtaataaagaaaacaaataaatgtttataaaataagaatgtttataaaacaatgttttcAACAACgcgtaaatatcaatttttaattgtaattgggattaatttctgtattttcattgtgaataatcaataatacaatatttaatattttatcttatttacagcatggaatattgcaattttatgtttatctctGAGTTTTCTAAATTAAGTACACTATCATACGAAACAAATTAGCTCGAATTgccaacttttaattaaagagatGAACTTTTTAACCGTAATGAAATAACTATTTAATCTGAAATCGCAAGCGTAATCAAAAAAGagatattatcaattataaaacacagacaaattttaagattatattgtACTGATACTGATTGGTTATGCGATAATTAgccatattaatttattaataattattcttgaaTCTTTTCTTCCTACATCAGAGTGCATTTAATCGATATCaaccaattaattttattaaatgaatcAAATGAACTTTGCTTGATCGAAAAGACCGCCATACTTAAAGTAGCACTTGACCTTTGCACCAAAGATGCGTTCGGGGAGGCGCTATTAgtgctatcagcatcagtctatctttaaatactcattaaaagtagaacgaGGATAGACTAATGCGCTCATAGCATTCTCTCCAAACGCATCCCAAATGTCAGGGATGAACGCTAGCGTCCTTTGCAAAGATAATCTTATCATAAATTTCCCTAATAGTCTTGTTGAAGACTATCcctaatataaactttatgttgcaatttgatatttttttaacagtccACCGCAAACAATtcgtttatgtaaaaatatctgCTTAGATATTTCCTGATTTgtgataaacaattaaaaatgatacatCTGTTATTCTTTTCACCAGTTCTTTAACCTAAatccttaaaattatttttagtaaatgttTAACAGTTAAAGTTTTTATCATTTAGCA
This sequence is a window from Monomorium pharaonis isolate MP-MQ-018 chromosome 3, ASM1337386v2, whole genome shotgun sequence. Protein-coding genes within it:
- the LOC105838746 gene encoding electrogenic sodium bicarbonate cotransporter 1 isoform X6 — protein: MQSNKPWMQPRAGSGGAHPGGTGDDEAPKDPGARITHQSYTEKDYEGHRAHTVYVGVHLPGERRHRRHHKHHHSQRQPGGKEDADNDRPRQLLMARRGRLASICDPAGEMIFTPPAQRVQFILGEEVGDDAHESHPLFSEMEELVKDGDEMEWKETARWIKFEEDVEEGGNRWSKPHVATLSLHSLFELRSLLLNGTVMLDMEAGSLEQIADLVLDNMISKGVLSVELREKVREALLVRHRHQHERRKDNNMSKLPIIRSLAEIGRNHSSSKNFDCSCGMHALLTSDLQERRDPKDTYVPSVARSSSCPNSNTAPLSKEAKDLKGPYLLVPVEESNSAPAIAGATSQGSGAALNAGSRFLTIPGNPGQEPGSNGMDRSPSNVSISRIHSSSALENGDANHRGNTHFMRKIPPGAEASNILVGEVDFLDKTLSAFIRLSQAGIMGDLTEVPVPTRFIFVLLGPMGGISGFHEIGRAMATLMSDEVFHDVAYKAKNRNHLLSGIDEFLDAVTVLPPGEWDPAIRIEPPAAIPSQEVRKRPKEEKPKEEFDEEADEQKLREESGLSRTGRLFGGLINDFKRKAPFYLSDFKDALALQCVASFIFLYFACLSPIITFGGLLSEATGKNMAAMESLVSGFVCGIGYGFFSGQPLTILGSTGPVLVFETIVYEFCKKVDWSYMSFRFWIGTWISVILMILVALDASACVCYITRFTEENFATLIAFIFIYKAIENVLSIGKKYPLNTYSSQTLDYDCWCKPPNISLPSSYDNMNWTTLDKTACENYNGTMVGDGCSVPHYVPDVFLMSIILFMGTFLLSVELKDFKNALFFPSKVRQVVSDFAVIIAIFSMSTLDHFVGIPTPKLEVPTEFKPTLEGRGWLIWPFERNPWWSAIGACLPALLGTILIFMDQQITAVIVNRKENKLKKGCGYHLDLFILAILIEICSVMGLPWFVAATVLSINHVNSLKLESECAAPGEKPQFLGVREQRVTHILIFLMIGCSVLLTPMLRNIPMPVLFGVFLYMGAASLKGLQFFDRILIMLMPVKYQPDYMFLRQVPLKRVHMFTAIQLTCLACLWLIKSFSHTSILFPLMLVVMIGIRKSLDLMFTQRELKILDDIMPEPSKKHADDLRKLENGEDHNETMGYGPPGNIQISLANGNIMKIPLASINISEEVNKTGIWQQVNESNEKTKQSKSLINVGKQKKNPKKDNSLLAADETTRLTTMTEEDEDDSGISIKVDLIRSKESISPLKANGTTSAETSV